The sequence below is a genomic window from Glycine max cultivar Williams 82 chromosome 20, Glycine_max_v4.0, whole genome shotgun sequence.
TTGCAGCACCTGCTGCATAAACGGGTATAACTGCTGCACCTCCTCCTCGTGTTTCAGGTGATCTTGAATTTCCATTTCCATGTGAACTGCCTCCATGACCAGCACCTCCTTCTATCTTACTTTCATATATTCCCTTATCTTCGTACTTGCTATTCTGCACaaattctatttaaaaaaaattgtcttactACATGCTTAAGAAAGAAACTAACAAGGTTAATTCCCCTAGTATTGCTTACAAACTCAGCccaaatgaaaattgcaaaaaaaagaaaaagggccTTGGTTATTTATTACGAAGACTTGTACACACATCCCACTGATAAATACTAGTGCTATAACAATAACTATATTTCCAGCTTACGTTGAAGTATTGACTGCAAAGTGGACCTCTTCACTTAGGAATGCCTCACAGGCTGCTGAAGGCAAATAAATGCCATAATTCTATACACTTTCACTTGTTAAAGATTTGTAGACTATACAAAAGTACACACGTTTTCGAAGATGAGTCCATAATTTGGTAACGGATACCCCGATAGACCACTAACATTGAAAGACAACGACCAATGGTAACTGGTAAGACATCTTCAAAAGCGTTTTTTTATCCCAATCTACCTGTAGTAAAGTTCATATGCCTTGTCTTGCAAAGGAATTTGAGCAAAAAGTAGTTATAGCATCTGGGATTTTTCTAATAGTGGAGACAAGGAACATTGGAAAGGTAATAATCTATGCAAAAATTCAATCTTCACACTTATGCGAATCATGAAAAGATGGCAAGGCATggttaaggaaaaaaaaggcgCGTAATAGAGTTGTAATAGTACTATACTAAAACATCAGAGACTCCTGAATCCTGATACAGAATAGAAAGTGCTTAGCACCGGAAACGAGGGTTACTCGGCAGTTCGAGAGTTAGAAACTTGGCTTAATTACCCTGCAATAAGCTTATGCATGTGCGgcttatattatcattttgctCATTTTCCTCAATCTTGATATGATATCCTACTGTCTTTGTTATTTATCCTACACTTAATGAACATGATACCTATTAGCAAGCTAGCACACACTCAACAGGTACCAACAAATGTAGTAAAGGGCTGTAACTATAAGCAATAATAGATGACTTCATATCTGTTTCTGtagtgaagaaaaataaaaagaacacaaaaaataCTAGAGCCTAGAGGGGAAGGGATTGGCAAGATAAAAATTGACTTAGAACTTAGGacatttgttttgttatttaaaagaGAGAAGTTAGGATTGTACCTGAAAACAATTTGTTTTGAAGAGGATATGCAGGAGCAAGATTAATGAGATAGATGAAGATAAGAAGAGAAACTCCTAATACTCTGAAACCCATTTGTCTGTTTAGTAAATAACTAGTAATCTATACAGATGATGATTCTTcttttatatgaaaatgaaaattggtGCCAGCATCTTCTCACTTTCTCGCTCACTGAATGAATGGATTGTGCGGCTGGAGCTGGTTGCAGGTTAGAATgattttaagaataatatttaacaaaacAAAGTTTGGCCTTATCTTCAGCGGAAAGTGGCCTTACTGtaaagtttttaatatataacaaaatatagtgAGTGGTCCAAATATTAAATGACGAATCTCTTGGCAATTAGTTTGTCATCAAACGAGTGATTAGAAAGTTTAACCACCATGGACCATGGTTTCGTGTGCCACATAAACTCATAACAGTAaagcatattattttttatgatcagGTTAGCTCTTATAaagtgaaaattattatttttgttttagaaaaataaaaattcagatAATTCgtttatgtttaatatttaatttagagaAATAATCACTcgttttttattaacttttaagtgtttttttaaaaaaatgacaaataaaaattaaagtaaaaaattaaaagaattttttttgttaagttaAGGACTagaataaagatattttagagTTAAAGATTAAAGTAACTAACACTAACATTTGAACGACTAGAATAAGAGTAtgctttattattagtattattatttttgcttataGCAACTCTAACCAGGTTGCCTATCTTACTTTTACAATTAAGGCACCAATTCCGCTTCTGGTTATCATCAGAGAGCGATGAGGTGGCAGTTATATATAAGATACCCATTGACTATGTTAGGAATGCTTAACCAAAACGTGATTGTGTAAAGTtgatttgttgaaaaatgataaGCAATGTAACTCACTTGAAAGATTGCATTATTAGAGGggaaaaaaagtcatttaaatTTATAGTAAAGTTGAACAAAATAAGTATGTCACGATGAAAttcacataaaaattataattaataaatctatCCAAGTCCAATGAATTTCACCGTTAAAATAACTACTATGATTGATGACAGAATAACTGTGTGGCACAGCTGTATTATATTTAATCCCAGAACTGTTTTCACGTGAAATGCATGTTTAGCTGAGCTGCATTTAGCTGTAACAGTAGATCTTCTTTCAGACACGAGATGTATGAAATCACGCGATATGTCGCATTCATGCTGAACAATACATACGACTTCAATAAAGAACAGCCGTCGAACAAAGTGTAGATTTTATGAATAAGAAACATGTGATGTGAGAAGACTGAATTCAAATCAAGGTCGAAGAGGATAGCATCAGATTATGTGATTTTGATAGCTGTACGAGACTAATTGGTTACGACTTATTTTCAATAGCTTTATAGTATGAATAACATGGTGCAATTATAGTGGAGTTCTCTAACTATTTGATAAAAACAATATTACAtcatatttatgaattttaatgatctttaaaaacttaaaataagtaTACAATTATCTTACAATTCTTAAAGATTGTTAAATATAAGCATCGGTTATTATAATTGTTTCATCAATTGCTCCATGGTAAATTTGCATGAAACTGATTcttattaagtttaaaaatttcaCAAGCAATTCTCGCTAAAAATGCTCTTATACAAGAGTCATTATTACTATTACTATCATCACCTCCAATCCATCATGTCTCTTATGAGACTATCATTATTGTTTCCTCTATCAGTCTTTACCATACTATTGTTGTCGTTACTACCCCAAAGCAATCACTTTAATGTACCTATACCGTAGTTTCCCAACCCCAAAGCAATCACTTTAATGTACCTATACTGTAGTTTCCCAATGCattgagaattaaaatttttataaaagttatattacaaatttgttttttaaatataaatcacttttataaaattattatttaaaatcaaattttaaaacatttaagtaAATCCATACAGTACACAAGAAATATAACAATAAAGAAGAACGTAACAAAGTTTCTTACAATGAACATACAACCGGAAGGGGGGAAACATCCAAGGTATTTTAGTTAGGTGAAGAACAAAATATTCTGTATGAAACTACTACTTCATTTCATTTAAGGGAGTATAATTGAAGACGATGGAATCAGATGCAGACATAAGCCAAACTCAACCTAACATAAGAGATAATGAAACAGTTCCTACAGAGCACATGTGCCCTGCTCCTCTGCGGATACCATACTCAAAAGCATAGTTCCTACATTTACATGTAAACAGGTGCAAGTATAAAAAGCAGCAACTTCAAACAAACCCCATCCAATTGCTGACCCGACATTCCTTGATGTCCCTAGAGAAACAGACCCTTAAATTCACCATTGGCTAGTTGGCACAACTGATTGTAAGAGAAGGTGTCTACAGAGAGGGCAAGATCAAAACCAACATAAATACGTAGGAACAGAACAATAGAAATAAGAAGTAACAAACAGTTCCTGATTCTAATTTCTATTGTGTCCATGGTAGAGGAAGAGAGCAATCGCCCAATAAATCAAATTCGGGGTTTAATTGAGAACAAAAAACATGTAAGAAGAAACATTTACTTCAAGTGATTCGTTTCTCAATTAGAGAGAAAAGTGAATCTATTTATTGACAATTAAGTAAGAAAAAAGGTTGTAATGGTTCGTACCAAAGGTGCTGCCAAAGTCAGTCCATATTTCGGCATCAATAGAACTGTTACTTTCAGCAATGCCAATGACCTCAATATAATTCATAAGAGGGACTTGTGGCAACCCTTTTATGGTTAATTGACAGTCATCAGTGGATTTTGCTGTGGTAACCCCACCATCACATTGGCTCACCTGAACCACTGCTCTTACTTTCTTCCCTATAAAGTTGGGAATCAACTGAGCATTTACAAATACAGAAGGATTTGACATGTCCATGGCCTGAAACAAGACAAAAACAATCAAGCTTTGCAGGCATGCTTAAACAAAATGGAGATACAAGGTTGGCCTAGTGGTTAGGAAGGGAGGGGGGGGAGTTGAAGCTCGAATCCTCCCAATGACATttccaacaaaactaacaaactacCATTTGCTGATAAACAAATAACTTAAACAACGGGTAACTAATGATTGCATGATCTGAAAAAATCTGGTTTCAATTTTTCAGCTCGGCACATAATTACAGTAAGAGTTGAGGGTGTTAacgaggaaaaagaaaaataacaactatGCCACACGATAGTCTGAGAGGATTTTCCACAAACACGTTGAGTGCACAAACAAAGAACATGAGTATAGCGTATTACAGATCACCTAACCCTAAAGATGTGGGAAATCAGTGAATAATATTCTGcaacaaaaaacacaaaaccGAAGCAGAAGAGAAAATGAGAGGGAAGAGTGAACCTTTGAATGATTGGAAAGAAACCCTTTGCCTTTGCGTAGTCTGTGGCGAGTCACAGTCACTGCACTTTGATATGGAGAGAGCGCGGAAAAGGAACAGAGCGGGAaacttaaatgatttttttgttctttggcGGGAAACAACTATACTTCACTTTACCCTTTTATCCCTCAAATAGTCAAATCTCAGCAAcactctttctttatttttcttctttaattttatatgaagGAGATCCAAATTATAGATTCTTATCTTTTtaactgaaaaatatttttaaaattattgttgataattttttttatttttgaataaatcctaattaaaaataatatgaatgtttttttagttaaaataaaaaatttaataagtaaCATGAAAAGAGGTAGAACAAAATTTGTATTGTTTTGtagtttatttgaattaaaaatagaaaaagaaaattgggATATCTCTCTGCTCATATGatctaatagaaaaataaaaataaaattacatttacaataaaatataataaaaatctatGTCATTGAAGTAATTTTTGCTATTACATAAAACCTCGCCTCCGCTCTCTAGAAAAATTGACATGCTTGTCTTacaatgttttcttttcttctccacTTTTCAACAACTCTTTTAAATTGATAAAGATTCATGAGAACTGtgttattttctcttaatttttctgTCCTCTATAAATCATGTTTTCCAAACTTCTCATTTGTTTAACGAgaggaaataaaatatagacagaaattttataatttgaattagaaaaaaaaatagaaaaatgtttctatctttgtttttcaactaaataaaataattttttattttaatttttttcttttccccttaTCCAAATGCATGGAAtctaaaataaagtttaatctTTTTTGTATCTTACAAGAATAACAATGCTCCTTGCTattaacatattttgcaaaaaaaataatacaaactaCTAGGAATAAATCCTTAAAAATATTCTATTCAATTCAACGATTATGTCTTGATTCTCCTTTTGTTCGTAAAGCATTTTTGCTGCTGAATGTAAGCTTTATTACTCCATTGCCGCCAAGAATAACTTTAAGGaagattttctgaaaaaattAGACCAACCCCGAGTAATTACtatgctttttattttgatattcatTGAACATATTCTTTTGATTaagataaaggagaaaaatACGGTATCCTTTTATGATACATCTAAatcaaatcatttaatttttatttttgttaataagtaATATACGGCTTTCAGCTAAAGGTGTTTATAAAGTGGATTAAGTTTAGAGTACTTTAACCTCACAATCTCAAGTCgataatttaaatgttttttttttacttaatttaactaataattgtACCAACTTGACATTTATCCAAatatacaagttttttttataattaagccataaacttttaaaaattaaaactaaaaattgtttaacaacatatattttcaaacaaatatattaatataaaaatattatcatgcTCACTTTGCAATTTACAGTTGAGGGTTACATATCTATTATGAGTCGATGATCATCTCGTAGGCTGTTCTGAGTTCCTATTTAGAAACTGTATTGAATTTTACTTTTCTATTTCTAGATCTGTAACTGTGTAGTTTTGGGCTTAGCAGTAGCACCcccaacaaataaaatattatgatgtTATTCACAAAGTACTAATTTACTTTCTTAGCaattttatcacataattgtagTTAGTATAACCTCACCCAGTGCATGGTTTTCTCATGtaccttaattttaatttgttatttatttcttactaactttgctttattattattattattattattattattattattattattattattatcttataatggtgttgaaacttgaaacacCTTGTCAAATTTTTCTAGATCGGGCTTCTGAAATTCGGTTCAAGCACAAGCttcaaagaaagagaaaaggggCATCACATTCCCTCTTTTGTTTCTCCTCTTATATTGTCCACATatctttttgcattttttcatataaataatattttttacgaaAACTAATTACTATAACGTATTTTAACAAACTATATTACAGAAAAATTCCGTAAGATCTGTGAAAAAAATGAGAGTGTGAATGTGAGAGGGAAGGAGgggtattttagaaatataaaaaacaaaaataagtgatggtgtgaagaggaaaaaattatgtaaatagcatcttttaagagagacaccccctccccccccccccaaaagaaaaaaggaatagCCCATTGAAATGAAAGTTTCCCAGCCAGTTGGACAGTGTGAAAAGTGGGGGAATTGCTAAGTGCACCTAGAAAAATTGCTGGTACACCCAGTAATTGTATGATTTTGACATTTTGTCCTTTTATAAAAGAGATACGGATTAGCTAATATATATGAGGCttacgaattaatttaaaattaatgatccaAACAGGAGTCAAACCGGTGATTTCTTATTAATACGATGCTCTAACCAACTGACTTAAtagatcaattatgttataaaataaataatagttatatataacactaaaatttctaatatatatttaatacatatgtaaatttaaattaaaaaaaatttaacaattaattttaatataactcatacggattaattaattcttattttttttataaataaaaaacatttattattaaaaaaattaatttattaataaattaaaaataacactataaaacatttttaaaattttgttttaatgttaGGTACACCTAGCAACACTATGCAATGGGAAAAATTATGCACGGTGTATTACGGATTACGGATTGAGTAATCCGTACTACAAGTGGTGcgttaaataattacatgcaATGTGGGGGAAACCACAGGTTCTCAGATTGACGCTGATGCAATCTTTGGGTTGGGATTAAAGCCATTATGATAATTCTTTTTGGCATTTTCCTCCTGGGTAATCATGGTGCATCAAAAAGTAACCCAGGAGATGCAGGATGTGCTGGGGCGTCTTAGGAAGTCAATTCTGTATTAGTCCGGATTAAACCAATTAGAGTTTTAATCCATGAAATTTTATGAACTCTTGGCTAACTTTGCAAGTGTCATTTCTTTTCTGTAAAACAATAATGAAGAATAAAGTGAAAATGATCAATATGATGattcttttgttaagacaaTAAGCTTTAAAAAATGGATCTTGGCATCTTACTAACCGGTTTATTAGGGCATtgattaacaaatttaaaaatttagtataaattaTAGGAGAATGTAAAAAAGTCCTGAACAACAATTTTACACATGCCAATAAAAATCTCTgtcactttaatttcttaactaatattttaagaacATTGAATAAgcatttactttaaaaaaattaaggaccaCCATGATTGATCCAttcaattttaagaatttattcatttatacaAGGTGATAATGAAGTTTTGGCTAAAGATTTTATATCTCATATTGGGTATTGCTCTGCGTTAATAACCGAATTATGGGAATCCTAAAGGGATTAAAAATAGATTCATGCATGTTGTAGGAAGTAATTCCTCATCTATCATTAATGTTCCTAATAATAACCGTTTGGGCTTGAGGGATGGGTGTAGCAATAAGTTAACACTAGAAATATGCACTGGATCCTCAAACTTTTCTTTCTCACAAACCACAATTGGAATTAATAGGCAGATTGGCCTCTAATTAGCTAAGTTGTTATTTGCTGATAGCTTATCTTTTCCTTGGGTTGTAATTTGGAACTGATTATGTTTAGGTATGGCACCCGCGTGGGGCGGGGAGTACTCCCCCGCTCTCTGTTCCCGAATCTTATCCTGTTCCCTGTTCCCGCTTTCCGTTGTGAGAATATTTTTTGTCTCATCCTCGTTCCCGACTCTCTGCGGGACCTGCGGAGACtccattttacattaaaaaatatcaaaaattataaaaaaatatttttttttattttatcttgatttttcaacaacaataaatttaagGTTCAATTCTAAGTATAAAACATGactaaaaataccaaaataaatcaataataatagtaataaaatcacACAAGCATAAAAACATCCAAGAAATATCCAAGTACATATTAATGTTATAGTattacacaataaaaataataaaactagtaTAACATTACAAGTCTTCATACAATAAATTAACATCATCATATTAAATCAAGTcttaatacaataaattaacaTCATATTAAATCAAGTCTTCATACTTTCATCCAAGTGCAATGAAACATCTTCAACATCAAACCTACACAATGAAACATGTAAACAtgtatttagaaaatataaaaaagtcatgaattaatataataaaattttcataccaTTGGCGTTGTTGTGTCTGCATCATCAACTATTGAGCAAAATTTCATCTTTGATTTTAAGGAACCTAATGACACAATTATacaatcattaaaataaataaattgcttagaagaaaaatttacaagtaaaattaaatttattacctTCAATCTCATTACGCAACCAATCTTGAGAGCACATCAATGCCTCAACAGTGTCTTCATTTAATTTGCTAAGATGTGAATTCAGAAACTGTCCACCAATGCTAAATGCAGAC
It includes:
- the LOC100305928 gene encoding uncharacterized protein LOC100305928 precursor; this encodes MGFRVLGVSLLIFIYLINLAPAYPLQNKLFSEFVQNSKYEDKGIYESKIEGGAGHGGSSHGNGNSRSPETRGGGAAVIPVYAAGAANKNHQHQTRHGAANCNLNKIRFSNMLMIILVYPLILSFLLM
- the LOC100306197 gene encoding Replication protein A 14 kDa subunit B-like, whose product is MDMSNPSVFVNAQLIPNFIGKKVRAVVQVSQCDGGVTTAKSTDDCQLTIKGLPQVPLMNYIEVIGIAESNSSIDAEIWTDFGSTFDTFSYNQLCQLANGEFKGLFL